The sequence GCCAGGCCAGGGCCAGGGATTCGGTCTCGGCGGTGGCGAAGTTCGTCAGCCGCAACAGCAGGTCGATGCCCTTGCCTTCCGTGTCCCGGGCGGGGAGGGGAAGTTCCCCGGTGAGCTGGGTGCGTCGCCAGCACACCTCGCGCGGGTCGGGGACCTTGATCTCCCACCCGGTGGGATGGATGCGGATGGACTGCCCGTCGTCCCGCCCGAGGTCGAGCCAGGTGGCCCCGTCGAGCCCGGGGGCGACCCGGATGTGGGTGGCCTGTACGTCCTGGCTCAGCGCGAGCGCTTCGATCAAGTCCAACGCCTCCTTGAGCGATGTCCCGTTGAAGACGCCGACCCCGTCGTTGAAGAGGTCGACCATGAGTTCCTGCCGGTGGCTCCCCGTCGTGCCCTGCGAGCGGATCGGCCGGGCCACGGGGTGGCCGATCCGCTGGGCGTAGACGGTGCCCTCGGTCGTACGGAAGTAGCGGAAGTTCTCTTGCGCGTACGCGGTGATCACCTCACGCGCCGGGGTCTTCTCCTCCTCCGACACGGGTCACACCCCCAGGCGGGCGCGGGCGTTGGCCCATGCGTCCGTGCAGTGCCGCAGGCTCTCGCCCTTGGCCTGAGCGGCCGTGAACAAGCGGTCGACGTGGGCGTCGGTGAGGCAGCCGCACCGGCCGTGCGTGGCGAGCACGGCGAGGAACGCCCGGTACACCGTGGCGTGCACCGCGCTGTCGGCAGCGGTGATGCGCTGCTCCGCCATCGCGAGACCGCGTTCAAGGAAGGCGGGGGTGCGGTGCGGGCACTCGCCCCCGGTCCCGCTCACGGCGAGGCCGCGCGGTGCGGGACGGGCCGGGGCGGGCGCCTTCACGACGAGCGCGCGGACCGCGTCCGGCAGCGCCGTCATGACGCCGTCGCCGAGGCCGAGCCAGCGGGCGTACGCCATGCGGGACTTGACGTCGACACCGGGCCGCACGTGGTTCGCGGACGGCATGGCGCCCCGGTAGATCCAGTGCTCACCCCGGGTGGTGGGCACGGTGCGGGTGGGCGGAAGCGTGGCACGGGCCCACGCAATGGCTGCCTCGTTGTCGAGGTCCACGACGGTGAGGCCCGCGCCGCCGGGGTGGTAGGCGACGGCGGCGGCCCGCCGCCAGTACGGCGTCCACTCGGTGGCGTGGCGGTGGGTGTCGGTGGTGGCGGCGGCCCAGCTGTGGCACGGCAGCGGGCACGCGCACCGGCCCGGGGTCTTCATGTTCGGCCTGCCGCCGCACTGGTTGCGCAGGCAGGCGGGGCAGTTGCCGAACGGAATCTTCCCGGCCCGCAAGGGCAGGACGGGGAGGCCGCCGGATGCGAGCTGGAGGGCGGCGAGCCGGAGGTTGACGGCATGAATGTTCACGCGGCCACCTCTCGCGGGGAGGGGGCGGGGTCGGGCATTCTGGTACCTCCAGTAGCGAACTGGTGAGGGCGGCCCCGGGCTTTGGTGAGAGCGGGGCCGCCCTCGTGTGTGTGGGGGATCAGAAAGGCGGGAGGTCGTGTGTGCGGCGTCGCGAGGGCAGGTGCGGGAGCGGGAGGAGTACCCGGCACCGGTTCATGTCCCAGCAGGGGCAGGTCGCGTAGGCGGTCTGGACGTACACGTTGGTGGCGAGGTGGCAGCCGTCGCGGGTGAAGCCCTGGCTCGCGCACTGCGGGCAGTCGGGACGAGGCGTGTCGCTGAGGATGAGGGCCCGGCGGGGGCAGTGGGTGATCGTGAGGCGCAGGCGCGTCATGCCGTGTTCTCCTCGGTCCAGGGGAAGGGCTGCGGGCAGGGGATGCCGGGGCGGGGGCAGGTGATGAGGACGCGGGCGACGAAGGGGCCGGTGGCGGACCAGTAGCCCCAGACGACATCCGTGCGGCGGGTGAGGCGGTCTTGGGCGCCGTCGAGGTCCACGCGGGGCGGCCAGTCGCGCGGGCCGCGCGGGTGCTGCTTGAGCTGGGTCTCCAGCCAGGCGTAGGCGTGGCCGCCGTCGTCGGGCATGGCGAAGGTGGCGGCGAGGAGGCTGCGGGGCTTGGAGAGCCAGTCGGTGATCAGGCTTGGCGGGACGGGCTTGGACGGGTCGCGGGCATCGCGCGGGCGGGGCTGTTCGCGGCCGGTCCAGGCGTAGGCGTGCCAGTGAGGGGCGGGCACGGTGGGGGCCTCAGCCGTGGAAGCGGTTGCGCTTGAAGACGGCCCGGCGGATGTTGACGGTGCTGCCCTTGCCGCCGCCGAGGGCGCGCGGGGCTCGCAGGGCGACGAGGACGACGGCAGCCCACATCAGGGCGCCGCCACTGATTCCGGCGGCGGCGTTCACGACCTCGCCGACGCCGTAGCCGACGCCGGCCGCGAGGGCGCCGCCGCCGAGCCCGGCGCCCATGAACCGCTGGGCGAGGGGGTCCAGGAGCGGGACCGGGGTGAGGTCGCGCGGCTCCATGGGCTGCACGGGGGCGGGGGCCAGGTGCTTGGGCATGGGGACCATGCGTCCGTAGGCGTCGGGCACCCACACCACGGGCTGACGCTCGCCGTACGGGGCGGCCGTCGGTGACGGGACCGGGGCGTAGAGGTCGAGGGGCTGGGGGTGGTGGACGGCCACGGGGCTCTTGGCGGGCTCGTGGGTGAGGTGTTCGTTCACGGCCTCTCCTCGCGGGGTCAGTTGGGCAGGGCGTTGATGAGGGCGGTCATGAGGTTGTCGATGGTCACGGCGGCGCCGGTGGAGGCGACGTAGAAGCCGAACAGCGCGGCCACGAGCGCGGTGCCGTAGCTCTTGTTGCTCCGCAGGAGCAGGGCCAGGAAGGCGCCGAAGAGCAGGACGAGGGAGACGGTGATGGCCATGGGTCAGCCCTTCTTCACGAACGGGCGTGCGGCGGGGGTGGGGGTGTCGTTTTGGCCCTCGCGGTAGACGCGCAGCCAGAGGTTGTACAGGCGGCGGCCGGTGCGCAGGCGTTTGCCGTGACCGTGGCAGCGGCGGCAGGTCTTGCCGCGTGTGGCGCGGCCCTTGCGGTTGTGCTTGATGGCGTGGCCCATGCCGTGGCAGCGGCGGCAGTCGCCGTACGGGCTGCCCGCACACACGGTGACGTAACAGAGAGTGATTCCGAGGAGGCAGGCGCTAGCAAGGAGGAAGGGGGTCATCGGGTGCCCTCCTGGGCGGCTTCCGGGGATTCCCGCAGGTGGGGTGCTAGATGCGAGTTCCCTGATCAGATCGGGGATGTGGTGCTAGCGGGGCTGCTAGGTCTAGCACCGGCGGGGTGCTAGACCTAGCAGCGGTCCGCGTCAGCCCTTTCCGGGCTTTGTGTCACGTTCGGTGATTGCTTTGAGGATGTCGGCGCGGGCGATGCCGCGCCGGGTGGTGCCCTTGCCCTTGTCGGAGGTGCCCCAGACGTCGAGGGCGCTGACGCCGTGCGGGCGCAGGTTCTTGGCGACGGTCTCGGCCTTCCAGCCTTGGTAGACGTCGGGGCGCAGGTCGGCGAGCCGGGTGGCGACCTTCTCGTTCCACACCTTCTCCTCGTCGACTGCCACGACCTTCAGCACGTCGGCGAGGAGGTCGAAGGAGGCGTCTTCGGTCTGGGGGAGCTGGCCGATGGCGTGGCCGGTGATGTTGCCGTACTCCTCGCGCATGGCGCGGGCGCGGGCGACGACCTGTTCGGCGCCGACCGCGTCGACGAAGGCGCTGGCGACGATGCGGGGATCGTCTCCTTCCCCGGCCATCCAGCAGATGCCCCGGTCGGTGCGGGAGAACATCGTGGCCCGGTACCCGGCCTTGTACATCGAGGTGCCCAGCACCATGTCGTTGGCGGGCTGTGCCATGACCTTGAGGCAGAACCGCAGCACCGCGTTCGCCGAGATGCCGGTGGGCAGCGACTTCGCGTCGGGCCGCTGGGTGCCGAACAGCATCGTCATCCCCAGGGCGGGGCCGCGTTTGCCCAGGTCGGTGCAGATCTCTTCGATCTCCGCGCCGTACTTCTCGTGCTCGAAGGGCACCTGGCACTCGTCGAACCCGGCGACGATCGGGTGCAGGCCGAGGGACTTGTCGTCGGCGAGCTGCGGGGTGACCTTCGACTCCGGGCACCGCGTGCGGGGCAGCGACTTGATGACCTTCGCCCGACGCCGCAGCTCCTGGCGCAGCTCTCGCAGCGTGTGGAGGACGTACTCGATGTCCTCGTCCTCGTCGCCCGCGCGGTAGCGGTGGCAGACGGGTTCGAGGGCGCCGAAGTCGCCGGTGCCCTTGAAGTCGAAGGCGTGGACCTCCGCGCGGGGATCGAGAGCGGCGATGAGCAGGAACAGCCGCATCAGGAACGTCTTGCCCATGCGCGGGATCGAGCCGACGATGACGGAGGCGAACATCAAGGTCACGGACACGTCGCCCATGCGCTGGTCGTTGCCGAAGACGACCGGTTTGAACAGGTCGACGCTGCCCGACTTCAGCAGCGGCCAGGCGGGCTTGGTCGTCTCGTTCATCGGCTTGTCCCCGACCCACAGCACGAGCCGTCCCTCGTGCTCGGTCGGGTCGGACGAGGGCCACACGCAGCCGACCTTGCGGCGCAGCCCGGAGGCGAGCGACTTGCGGGCCTCCATGATGTCCTCCGGGGTGACACCCCAGGGCAGATCGAGGTCGGCGCGGTAGCCGGGCCCGTCGCGGGTGATCTCGGAGGTGAAGCGCATCCCGTTCATGTCGCCACCCTTCTTGATGGCGGCGGTCAGCTTCGGGTTGCCGATGTTGTCCAGCGCGCGCAGGACGATCGAGGTGGTCAGCTTCTCCAGCTCGGTCTTCACCACCGCCCGCCCGATGACGGGCTCATCGGCCTTGCCACCCTTGAACCCGGCGACCAGCACGGCGGCGGACGCGAACAGCACGAGCCAGCCCGGCGCCAGGATGTAGCAGGCCATCGCCAGCGGCACCCCGATGAGCCCGGCGACGGCCATGACCAGCATGCGCAGCCGCACGCGGCGGTCGCGCTGGCGCGACAGCTTCAGGTACTCGCCGGTGTTCTCGTGCGCCACCTCGTACGAGCGCAGCGGGGCGGCTTCGGCGTCCCACACCCACCGGTTGGTCTGCGAGATCAGCCGGGCCGCACCGGCGGGCGCGTCCAGAGTGAGCCGGTACAGGTACCAGGGGGTACGGATGCCGTGGTAGGCGGTGGCGTAGAAGGCGTTGCCCGTCGCGCGCTGGGTGGTGGAGACGAACCCGGGCTTGGACGTGAGCCAGGACGGCAGGATCGGCTTGCGCTTGAACGTCGTGATCCCGGGGCCAGGCAGGGCGACCGGGTCGGCCGGACGCGGCCCCGCCTCCTGTCCCGACTCGCTCCCGTCCTCGTCGGGCGACGGGTCGAGGGTGGCGACGCCCGACCCGTCGCGTGCCGGGTCGGCCGACCGCAGCACCGACCCGGCGGCGGTCGCGTCGGGCGACGGGTCGGCGGACGGGTCGGGCGAGGAGGCGCGGGCGTTGCGCACCTTGTCGAGGTCGACGACATCGCCCGGGCGGTCGTCGTTCATGTCGGCTTCGAGACGTTCGAAGAACTCGTGGTTCTCGTCGGGGTGGTTCACTGGCACTTCCTTCCAGGGATGGAGGGGCCGGGCCCGGCCGACGCTGTGAGAGGTGGGCGGCCGGGCCCGGGGAGGTAGTGGCTCAGGCGGCGTTGGCGCTGGTGCGGGCGAGCGCTTGGGCGACGCGGGCGCCGATCCACTGGGCGACGTTGCAGGAGACGGCGTTCCCGGCCTGCATGGTCTGTTCGCCCTTGTTGCCGAGCACGGTGTAGTCGGTGGGGAAGCGCTGCGCGAGGAGCTGTTCGCGTGGCTGGATCATCCGGTAGTGGCAGTCCTCCAGCTCCGGCGCCGGTGAGGCGATGGCGGCGGAGTCCCTGGTGCCCAGCGTGTGCAGCGGCTCTGCGGTGCTCTTGGCCGCCGCGTTGCGGTAGGGGATGACGAGCCAGTGATGGCGGCCCTGCCCGGTCACGGTGTCGACGGGCAGGGAGACGGGGCGGGCGGTGGCGTTGCGGCGCAGGGTGACGATGAAGGAGTCGTCGGCCTGCTGCGGGACGGCGAGCGCGTGACTGTCCCGCGCGGTGATGGTCCCGAAGGGCTCGGTGATGCTGCGCACCATGTCGACCGGTCGGGCGTTGCCGCCGTAGTTCTTGACGTAGAACGCCCCGCTCGGCACGAGGACCGCGTCCCCGATCTTCACCGTGCGGGAGGCCAGGGGTGCCGCGTCGGCGGGCACGGCCCGTCCGTCGTGACCGCCGTGGTTCACGGTCAGCACCATCCGCTGTTCGCCGAGCAGGTCGAGCCCGGCACGGATGCGCTTGATGGTGTTCGCGGCCAGCGGTCGGAGCTTGTGGGATGCGCGGTCGCCGATGCGTACCCCGAGATTGGTCCAGTCGATGATCGAGGCGGCGGGGCGTACGTAGGGCTCCACGATCGCGTGACGGCAGCGGGTGTTGGGGCACCGGTAGTCGTACTGCTGCTTGTACTTGCCCACCCGGCGGCCGTTGCGCCAGGACTGGACGGCGTACACGTCCTGGCCGCACTGCGCGCACCAGGCGGGCGGCGACGGCTTGAGGTCCGGGAGCGGAATGCCCCTGCGGGTGAAGACCACGTAGACGCGGTCCCGCCACTGCGGGGCGGGGTCGTTGCCCACGCCCCCGATGTGCGCGGAGGAGGCGGAGACGATCTGGCTGTTGTAGCCGAGCATCTCCATGCCCTTGCGCCACCACTCGAACAGTTCCCAGTCGACGACGAACTCCAGGACGTTCTCGCACAGCACGGCCTGGTAGCGGTGGACTTCGGTGGCCCGGATGACGTCGTAGGCCGTGGCGCGGGTGCGTTCCCACGCCCCGTCGGCCACGCCGCCGTACTCCTCCAGGTCGAAGGCGAGCTGTCCGTGGGTGCGCTTGCGCCCGCCCGCCGGGGAGATCTCCGTGCAGATCGGCGAGGCCCACAGCACGTCGGTACGCGGCAGGCGCCGCATGTCGTAGTTGTTGACGTCGGCGCACAGGTGGTCTGCGCCGGGATGGTTCGCCGCGTGCGTCTCGACCGCGCGCTGCCAGTGGTTCGCGGCCAGGCGCAGGTCGTACCCGGCCGCGACCAGCCCGGTGGATGAGCCGCCCGCACCGCAGAACAGGTCAGTGAACGTCAGGCCCATGCCCAACTCCTCAAAGCGTCGGTGGTTCACAGCTCGAACAGGCCCGGCACGTCGGCGACGGGGGCCGCCGCACGGCGCGCGGCGCGCGTGGCGGCGCTGTGGCACGGGGCGCACCACGCGAGCAAGGCGCCGACAGGAGTGGCGGCTGCGGCCACCTCCCTGGTGAGCGGGTCGGCCGGAGCGGCGATCAGCCGCACCCGCTCCCCGTGCTTACTGGTGTAGGCGTCGTGCTCGCGCGGGCAGCGCCCCTCGCTCTTGGCGTGCAGGTTCCCGCACGCTCCGGTGCACTGGCAGCGAAAGCCCGCCGCCCGCATCACCGGCCGCCACGTGGAGAGACCGGCCAGAGGCTCACTCATGCCGCCACCCCCGCAGTGTTGCGGCGCCCGCTCCGCCGGGACGTGA comes from Streptomyces sp. Tu6071 and encodes:
- a CDS encoding bifunctional DNA primase/polymerase, translated to MNIHAVNLRLAALQLASGGLPVLPLRAGKIPFGNCPACLRNQCGGRPNMKTPGRCACPLPCHSWAAATTDTHRHATEWTPYWRRAAAVAYHPGGAGLTVVDLDNEAAIAWARATLPPTRTVPTTRGEHWIYRGAMPSANHVRPGVDVKSRMAYARWLGLGDGVMTALPDAVRALVVKAPAPARPAPRGLAVSGTGGECPHRTPAFLERGLAMAEQRITAADSAVHATVYRAFLAVLATHGRCGCLTDAHVDRLFTAAQAKGESLRHCTDAWANARARLGV
- a CDS encoding DNA cytosine methyltransferase, whose protein sequence is MGLTFTDLFCGAGGSSTGLVAAGYDLRLAANHWQRAVETHAANHPGADHLCADVNNYDMRRLPRTDVLWASPICTEISPAGGRKRTHGQLAFDLEEYGGVADGAWERTRATAYDVIRATEVHRYQAVLCENVLEFVVDWELFEWWRKGMEMLGYNSQIVSASSAHIGGVGNDPAPQWRDRVYVVFTRRGIPLPDLKPSPPAWCAQCGQDVYAVQSWRNGRRVGKYKQQYDYRCPNTRCRHAIVEPYVRPAASIIDWTNLGVRIGDRASHKLRPLAANTIKRIRAGLDLLGEQRMVLTVNHGGHDGRAVPADAAPLASRTVKIGDAVLVPSGAFYVKNYGGNARPVDMVRSITEPFGTITARDSHALAVPQQADDSFIVTLRRNATARPVSLPVDTVTGQGRHHWLVIPYRNAAAKSTAEPLHTLGTRDSAAIASPAPELEDCHYRMIQPREQLLAQRFPTDYTVLGNKGEQTMQAGNAVSCNVAQWIGARVAQALARTSANAA